DNA from Fundulus heteroclitus isolate FHET01 chromosome 17, MU-UCD_Fhet_4.1, whole genome shotgun sequence:
CCAGCAGAGGATGTTTTGTGTTAACCAATTATTTCACCTCTTTCTTGAAAGAAGAGATCACAGAAAAAGTTTCTCAGTATAAAGACCAGTGGATTACTGTTGACAAGgagttaattaattaaaaaactgCCTACTTTACATTACTCAGAGAACGTGCTAGAATGTTACACATAAGTGGAAAAaagaatattatcaaaaatcaCCAGCAGTCACTTGCAGCTCATTATTAAAGAGATAAATATTGGAGTCACCTATTAAGTAACAtagtttattttccttctaaCCCAAGCGAACAGTTTATGTGCTTCTGACTGAAATACAGTATTTGTTTTCACTCAGTTGTCCTTTTTTTGTTGATATTTCTCATGCAGATATTGAGGAGTTTCCTGATGAAGAGAGGGAACCGGTGTATGTTAAAGAAGGTCAGGGAGTCGTTCTGTTGTGTGTCCCTCCAAAAGCCTGGCCACGTATGTATATGTTCTTCTTTTGTCTAAAAAATGTGTATTCTTTATTGATTAGTTCTAAATTATGCAATTTCATAATAATTCAACATAACATCTCTCAAGCAGTCTTAAAACAATTaggaatgaataaaaaaaattatctgccTAAGTGGTGCAACtgttttaaatcagtttaaatACATTAGTTTTGTGTGGAAATGTAACTTTCTTGCCCatctatgtttttattttcagaggAGGTAAGCTATCGCTGGATCTACAACGAGTTTCCAGTTTTCCTGCCCACAGACCGCCGTCGGTTTGTCTCCCAGAAGACGGGGAATTTGTACATCTCTAAGGTGGAAGCTCAGGATGCAGGAAACTACTCTTGCTTCGTTTCAAGTCCCACAATAGGGAAGAGCGTGTACTCCAAGTTTATCCCTCTCATCCCTACTCCTCCAGATGATGGTTAGTCATAATCtgtagcagctaaaacaaaacGAAGAGTGTTCTGTATCAttgatatttctattttattttttgcaggtgAGGAGAGAAAATATCCAGCAGACATTAGAGTGAAGTTTCCAGACACCACTGCAATGCTGGCCTCCAATATCACCTTGGAGTGCTTCGCTCTTGGAAAGTATGTTTTTGAATATTAATTGGTGTTTTTCTTAATACATAACTTTACATCACATTATGTTAGGATGGATACAATGACACAAAATACTGAGTTATGCAAGGATCTTGTCTAGCTCTATAACTCCTTACATATActccttttatatatatatatatatatatatatatatatatatatatatatatatatatatatatatatatatatatatatatatatttactacCGACAgcgtaaatgtattttaatgagaACAGCAAAGAGGCTTATTCAGAGGCAACCGGTTTGAGCCTGTTCGCTGTTGCGATGACTCGCATGACTgaaaatttgcacaggcatatttTAATGGGAGTTTATGAGGAACATACATGAATGCATCATTGTGAAGCAAAAGGAAAATGACACAtggttttcagtttgtttttaacaaataaaaataacaaaagtttGCTATGGATGTGTATTCAACCCTCCTTTGGAAAATCCCTTTTCAGTGCAACTAGTGCTGCACACCTTTTGGTGGATGTCTGTCTTTGCACATTTGGAGACTGACGGGGTCTCGCAGATTGCAAATGTTCAGATACTCCAACTCTAGTTTCTGCCATTTTGGACGCTCAGACGCTTGAAATCTCAAAACCCACCTAACATTCCctaacaaacctttgaggccttCAAGGAAACGACTTACACATGAACTCTAGTTTTTATTAAGGGGACTTCTGAGGGCCATTGCATTGGGGGTAAATACAAATGctcatcatgtttttttttttatttgctaaaaacataaataaatgaaaaacatgtaCAGCTTTTCTTCCGCTTCAGAATTATGCATAGCTTTGTGTCTATAACACAAAGTCCCAATGAAAGTAAGCTGTAGTTTGTTCGCAATGTGACAAAAGCTTTTGCGATGCCCGCTAAGTGTTGAATTCATCTTGACTAATAACTGTCCCTTTGTCCATCACTGTGCTCACTCAGTCCCATCCCACATATTGTGTGGAGGAAGGTGGACGCCACTGACCTCCCTGCCAATCACGAGATCAGCGAATCAGGCGCTGTGCTTCATCTGTACAATATTCAGTATGAAGACGTTGGAGCATACGAGTGCGAAGCCATCAACACCAAAGGAAAGGACTGGCATAAAGCCTGGCTTTATGTGGAGTGTAagtaaagttaaatgtttgaacATTTAGCTTTCTTGTGGGTGAAATCATAATACCCATTGTATGCATGTAGCTGCACCTGAATGGGCCGAAACTATCAACAACACCCAAGTGGACATTGGATCAGAACACACGATGCGCTGCGTGGCTTCAGGAAAACCCTTTCCGTTCATCCGCTGGTACAAAGATGGatatatggtaaaaaaaaaaaaaactcattgtATACCATTCCTTAAAGAATTCATACAATCTCCACTGTCACTGTTTTCCATAAAACTATACTCGTCTCTTGCATCCTTGCTTTGTCCAGTATGGGAAAGGCGAGCTGAAGTTTTCCAGTCTAACTTTCGATGACTCTGGGATGTACCAGTGTATTGCAGAGAACTACTGGGGCATCAAATACGCCAACGCTGAGCTGCGGGTCGTTGGTAAGTTCTTGGGTGTGCTTAGGAATGTAgcagttttaatttttacaaaagGAGAGTCCCAACGACTATCTCCCACCAGCCTGGGCTCCAACATTCGAGCTCAACCCTGTAAAGAAGCATCTACTCGGAGCTAAAGACGGACGCGTGTTGATTGAGTGTAAGCCGAGAGCTGCTCCTAAGCCTCGATTCACCTGGACAAAGGGCAAAGAGGTCCTCTACAACAGCTCACGGTCAGAATAAGCAATTTCACTGTTAAACACTGCAGTAACTAACAACTTTGAAAGTGTATGTTAATGAATCGGATttattctacttatttttagtgtttCTGTCATGTTCGATGGCACCCTGGAGATCCGCAACGCCACCAAAAATGATGAAGGTTTTTATACCTGCTATGCTGAGAATGACAGGGGGAAGGCCAACAGTTCGGGATATCTCATCATCACAGGTTAGCTGGCCTATGTATGGTTACAGTCCCTTGTAACAGCATTCATACACCTTGAGCATTTTGGccttttttgtcactttaaaaacacaaacatattttgtaggacaactattagtcatgtACTCCGCAAATCTGGCCTGTGTGAAAGACCTGAAAGAATAAAACCATTGACAGAAAAATAGCCACAAAAAGTCAGTTTTGGAGTTTTCTACAAGCCATGCAGGGAAATAGTAAACATGCGGGAAAGATTAGaccaaaactgacatttttttaaacttgcgtacaaaatgctttttgttcCTTCCAGAAAACCAATACTACAAATAAACCTGAACACGCCATCACCATAGTGACTCATAGCTGCATCATGCTGGGAAAATTATTTTCCCTAGCAGAGTAAAGGAAGCTCATTAGAGTTGATAATTAATTCTAAAAGAAAGTCTTGTAAGAGGCTGTACACTGCTCTGTGGTCTAGCAAAGGTAAAGTTTGcgatttttgacattttttattttttttttttaagtgggtGGATTGAAAATCAATCTATATGGAAAACAGATTAATTTATAATAACCCTATTTTGTCATAAGTTATAGAAAGTTGTGAATGTATGAGCCTGATTTTCTTCCAAAGAAACATGACAAACCAGAAGATTTTAGGTAAAAATATAATGAGCCATAGCATTAAACTGATACCAGGTTTAGTTTTGCTGTTGGTTTCAAACATTATCATAAATATTTCCAGTTTCTGACAAAAGGAAGCATTAATATAGTTTTACATGCACGTACACTATTTTTATTCCCTCATGTTGTTTTCAATCCATCATGATTTGGACTTGTGGATCTATTTTTGCTTATTCTCAGAGGCAACAAGCATTTCCGTAGCACCTGAGGACTCCGAGGTTAGGGTTGGAGACGAGGTGATTCTCCGGTGCGCCGCGTCATACGACCCCATGCTGGACATCACTTTTATCTGGGCCATTGACTTCAGAGTCATCGACTTTAATGCCGAGTGGCAACACTATGAGCGAGTCATGGCAAGTCGACATTCCAGTTATCCTGAAGCTTTGCGAATGAttgcattgttttaaaatcGGGTCTCAATACTATTAAAAATGTTTCGCTGTTTTAACTTTGGTGGGATTAattgtttgattaattgatcATTTTTTTTGGGACGATCAGAGTGAAGATGGGGTCGGCGACCTGAggataaaaaacacacagatttgGCATGAAGGTCGCTACACCTGCACCGCTCAAACCGTGGTGGACAGCGACAGCGCTTATGCCGACCTGAAAGTCGTCGGTGAGGTTAATGGATTACATTAACAAGTGAGAAAACTGCGTGCGACTATCGCTGGTGTCTTAAAGCCGCCGTGCATGAATCCTCCAGGTGTTCCCGGGCCACCCGGCGTGCTCCGGATCGAGGAGATCGGGGACACTTGGGTGAGGCTTTTGTGGTCCAAAGCAGCAGAGCACAACAGTCCCATCCTGTACTACACTGTTCAGACCAGGCACTTCTGGGCTTTGAATGAAGACGACTGGAAGAATGCCAGCACATGTAAGTGCTGATATAGGCCAGCAGGGGGCAAAACAAAAATCCTAGTTCTCGCAGTCTAATCTGTGCTTAGGTCAAATTTTCAGCAGTTTCTAATTGTGTCCCTCAGCTCCTAGCTTTCTTGACGGGACTATGGAGAAAGCCGATGTCACTGACTTATACCCTTGGATGGAGTACCAGTTTAGGGTCATCGCCACCAATGAGTATGGATCCGGGGAGGCCAGTATACCTTCTCTCAAGATCAAAACCTGGGATGCCCGTAAGTACGCTAATAATTGTTTTACTGATGATCGTGCCATGTGGtgtgtttttatgaaaaaaactgaCACTAGGCTTCCTTCTGTCCAGCTCCAGTCGTTTCTCCCACAGACGTGGCCGGATATGGAGGCAGAAATGGCGAGATTGTCATCACGTGGAATGTAAGTTTCCCAGCTCGCTGCGCAAATTCATCCCTCCTCTTAAGTCTTTAATTCACGTGGATTTCCTTTGACTTGGGAATCTTCAGCCTGTGCAGCCCTGGTATTTCTATGGCAAGAAGTTTGGGTACATTGTGGCCTTCAAGCCCCACGACGCCTACGACTGGTGGTATGAGACCATCTCAGACCCCGAGACCAGGCGATACGTTCACAGAGATTCCTACTTCATTCCGACCGAGGAAGACTTCCAGGTGCGAGAGTTTCAGGTGAAAATCAAGTCGTTCAATGTGAAAGGAGACGGACCATACAGCCTCACCAAGGTCATCTATTATCCGAGAGATGGTGAGAGTTTGTTCTCTCCTAATATCTTCAATCCATAGCCAAAAGCTGCACGTTCTAATTTTAGTCATTTTATACATTTCCTCCAGAAATGTTGTCTTTTCTGTTCTATTTTGTTACCCAGTCCCAATAGAACCTCCCACAGATGTCTACGCCAGGCCGGTGTCCTCCACCGAAGCTGTGGTTTGGTGGCTGCCTGTAGTTGATACTGGAACAGGCCTACAACAGTACATTGAGGGATATCAGGTACAGAAATGTTTCtctcttaaaaaaagaagaaaaaaaagaaaactaaactgaaTCAATTAATAATTTCAAGTCAAAACTTTTACCAGATAttgtgtttaaaagaaaacacagtttaTAGACCTGCAGAGTTTAAATAAGCAATTTTAAATGATGTAGTTTATATCAATAAAGAgttatggaaaaaaataaattatgatcTGATGGGGAGGTCAGAATTTTTTCAAATGACTGTTAGGCAGTTTAAAAGAATAAGAACCAAACATGCATTTAAACTGCTGTGTTATGGCTTTGTAAAGGCAGCAAGACACCGGCAATGACTTTAGAGAAAGAGTTTATCATGGTAGCGGTAAAGCGTAGAGCGTGGAACAGGCAAGAGGTTTATTGATTAATAAAGGAAACTTATAAATGAATCTCCAACTTATAAATTTATCTCACACAAGACAATTGAAAGTGTTGTACATTAATCTCACACAGGAAAATTCAAAATGCTGCTCATGAATGgaacataaattaaaaacagacacaaagTTGGACCATAAACTTAAACAAGTGATGTTTCAGTTGAAATAGATTGTAAGAAGCGGTTTTTAAAGCCTCAATGCTTTTAGGCTTATATTTAGTTCTTAACCTAAAATGAAACGGGGCTTTTAGGCCCATATATtgttaacaaataaaaacagagagaatATATTATGGAGAGAAAACAGGCAGAAGAAGAGCTAATCAAGTGGGGTGAAAGGAGAGCAATCAGGTGAATCAGAAACATCTGAAACTAATGAGAACCGAGGAGCTGCGATGAGGAGAGAAATGAACAAGACCTGAGGAGAAACGCAGAAAGAAATGTACATGGGAATCTAAGAAAAGATACATAAAATGAACAGAACAGAATCCACTTACACCTACACAAAAGGAAATCGAAACAAAACGGCTGGAGATCCTGACAGAATTGTTCCTGC
Protein-coding regions in this window:
- the cntn1b gene encoding contactin 1b — encoded protein: MEKFGPNGTLRRGWAVSGRDAVRIQVCHEDGRLICFFFFFFSSSASRLKAHCGSCLAHPPSSLHPSLHPSNSQRFQRLCRLTVMASTALLLLGLLSSVPITVAVLFGEPRIYGEDATGYGPIFEEEPMDVVYTSDSPEKRISMNCRARANPPATYRWRRDNWEIKLMEQPDEHYSLVGGNLVITNPIQKKHAGTYTCVARNIYGTVLSKEARVKFGYIEEFPDEEREPVYVKEGQGVVLLCVPPKAWPQEVSYRWIYNEFPVFLPTDRRRFVSQKTGNLYISKVEAQDAGNYSCFVSSPTIGKSVYSKFIPLIPTPPDDGEERKYPADIRVKFPDTTAMLASNITLECFALGNPIPHIVWRKVDATDLPANHEISESGAVLHLYNIQYEDVGAYECEAINTKGKDWHKAWLYVESAPEWAETINNTQVDIGSEHTMRCVASGKPFPFIRWYKDGYMYGKGELKFSSLTFDDSGMYQCIAENYWGIKYANAELRVVAWAPTFELNPVKKHLLGAKDGRVLIECKPRAAPKPRFTWTKGKEVLYNSSRVSVMFDGTLEIRNATKNDEGFYTCYAENDRGKANSSGYLIITEATSISVAPEDSEVRVGDEVILRCAASYDPMLDITFIWAIDFRVIDFNAEWQHYERVMSEDGVGDLRIKNTQIWHEGRYTCTAQTVVDSDSAYADLKVVGVPGPPGVLRIEEIGDTWVRLLWSKAAEHNSPILYYTVQTRHFWALNEDDWKNASTSPSFLDGTMEKADVTDLYPWMEYQFRVIATNEYGSGEASIPSLKIKTWDAPPVVSPTDVAGYGGRNGEIVITWNPVQPWYFYGKKFGYIVAFKPHDAYDWWYETISDPETRRYVHRDSYFIPTEEDFQVREFQVKIKSFNVKGDGPYSLTKVIYYPRDVPIEPPTDVYARPVSSTEAVVWWLPVVDTGTGLQQYIEGYQVKYWRKYDDPEPGANRIFVPATVNQTRLENMLPDSHYLIEVRAFNGAGLGPPGEHCEMFTKRAPPAEPPRMWRYVTWTGQWLYVWWDHIPYDWLGNVSFPLYYKVMFRKTGYIYGKVYITGWHFMDFPMPQMGDFELMVRGRYEGGDGPVRMISIKGKASQTTPTISFLFLLLLALCTAGF